A region of Micromonospora sp. WMMD882 DNA encodes the following proteins:
- a CDS encoding thiocillin/thiostrepton family thiazolyl peptide codes for MSISAQTQVELGVEELTGLDIDTLEISDYLDESMLDTHDLTETLVASSSCTTCICTCSCSS; via the coding sequence GTGAGCATTTCCGCGCAAACCCAGGTCGAGCTCGGCGTCGAGGAGCTGACCGGTCTGGACATCGACACCCTGGAGATCAGCGACTACCTGGACGAGTCGATGCTCGACACGCACGACCTGACCGAGACCCTCGTCGCCTCGTCGTCCTGCACCACCTGCATCTGCACCTGCAGCTGCTCCTCGTGA
- a CDS encoding ester cyclase has product MDRATITELVGHVLAAFNERDLSHLDRCIAPDYQHPNPARARGRQGMRDAVADWLAAVEDTRLELDDLLVDGNRVTARMTFSGRQVGEVLGIPASGRTFSISVLDIFVVRDDMLVAHWDLMDRYALQQQLSAATV; this is encoded by the coding sequence ATGGACAGGGCCACCATCACCGAGCTCGTCGGCCACGTACTGGCGGCGTTCAACGAGCGGGACCTCAGCCACCTGGACCGCTGCATCGCACCGGACTACCAGCACCCGAACCCGGCGCGCGCCCGAGGTCGGCAGGGCATGCGCGACGCGGTTGCCGACTGGCTGGCCGCCGTCGAGGACACCCGCCTGGAGCTCGACGACCTGCTCGTCGACGGGAACCGGGTCACGGCCCGGATGACGTTCAGCGGCCGGCAGGTCGGCGAGGTGCTCGGCATCCCGGCCAGCGGCCGGACGTTCTCGATAAGCGTGCTGGACATCTTCGTGGTCCGCGACGACATGCTCGTCGCGCACTGGGACCTGATGGACCGCTACGCCCTGCAGCAGCAGCTCAGCGCGGCCACCGTGTAG
- a CDS encoding SAM-dependent methyltransferase, with the protein MTAHWIAVARAAETLRADPLFLDSLAVEFVARTDPVLLADLRDNPTPRFDVLAVRTKFFDDFLSTAVRDGLRQVVIVAAGMDSRAYRLDLPAELRLFEIDLPDLQAGKEALLAELGLTNARCRRRAVAANMVGDWSARLRAAGFDPGERTAWLIEGFLYYLTDEQVEAVLDTVSRLSAEGSVLGLEHVNTDLYRAPWMQQWLADMRREGRPWQSGVDEPEAWLARHGFRSQVREPADLPEATGRRVPKTPPRPTPGAARTWLITAERAGEGPPGNRVADPRPKGTLR; encoded by the coding sequence ATGACCGCGCACTGGATAGCGGTCGCCCGTGCCGCCGAGACACTCCGCGCCGATCCGCTGTTTCTTGATTCTTTGGCGGTCGAGTTCGTCGCCCGTACCGATCCCGTGCTCCTGGCCGACCTCCGCGACAATCCGACACCGCGTTTCGACGTGCTCGCGGTGCGGACGAAGTTCTTCGACGATTTCCTGTCCACCGCCGTTCGTGACGGACTGCGACAGGTGGTGATCGTCGCCGCGGGAATGGACAGCCGGGCCTACCGGCTCGACCTTCCCGCCGAGTTGCGGCTGTTCGAGATCGACCTGCCCGACCTCCAGGCCGGCAAGGAGGCGCTCCTGGCGGAACTCGGCCTGACCAACGCCCGCTGCCGGCGACGCGCCGTCGCCGCGAACATGGTCGGGGACTGGTCCGCCCGTCTGCGTGCCGCCGGCTTCGACCCCGGCGAGCGGACGGCGTGGCTGATCGAAGGCTTTCTCTACTACCTCACCGACGAGCAGGTCGAGGCGGTGCTCGACACGGTTTCGCGGCTGTCCGCAGAGGGCAGCGTCCTGGGCCTCGAGCACGTCAACACGGACCTCTACCGGGCCCCGTGGATGCAGCAGTGGCTGGCGGACATGCGCCGGGAGGGCCGGCCGTGGCAGTCCGGGGTGGACGAACCCGAGGCCTGGTTGGCTCGGCACGGCTTCCGGTCCCAGGTCCGCGAACCGGCCGATCTGCCGGAGGCGACCGGACGACGCGTCCCGAAAACCCCGCCGAGACCGACGCCGGGCGCGGCCCGAACGTGGTTGATAACGGCGGAACGTGCCGGAGAAGGGCCGCCGGGAAACCGAGTCGCCGACCCCCGGCCGAAGGGAACCTTACGATGA
- a CDS encoding DUF2867 domain-containing protein → MRAHEISIPAGSALAAFRDEAPHANAQAVAVDLPVGLTVDPREVARVAMTRPSDTTDALLPLVDAWIKVQRVILRPLGVSPNTMNRKKPQARPVVGNRLGPYRVIAIDEREVMIGDRDRFLHHRMSFMVMESTAILGVVLRTLNRGGDLYWSLVRKHQIRILEQTLLRSLNRILDGQTEQRPNTR, encoded by the coding sequence ATGCGTGCTCACGAAATCTCGATTCCGGCCGGATCGGCGTTGGCCGCCTTCCGGGACGAAGCTCCCCACGCCAATGCCCAAGCGGTGGCGGTGGACCTTCCGGTGGGCCTGACGGTCGACCCCCGAGAGGTGGCCAGGGTCGCGATGACCCGCCCGAGTGACACCACGGACGCACTGTTGCCGCTGGTAGACGCCTGGATCAAGGTGCAGCGGGTCATCCTGCGCCCCCTCGGGGTCAGCCCGAACACCATGAACCGCAAGAAGCCCCAGGCACGCCCGGTGGTGGGCAACCGCCTCGGACCCTACCGGGTGATCGCGATCGACGAGCGCGAGGTGATGATCGGGGATCGCGACCGCTTCCTGCACCACCGGATGTCTTTCATGGTGATGGAATCAACGGCGATCCTCGGAGTTGTGCTGCGCACCTTGAACAGGGGCGGGGATCTTTACTGGTCGCTGGTCCGCAAACACCAGATCCGGATTCTGGAGCAAACACTTCTCCGCAGTTTGAATCGAATTCTCGACGGCCAGACCGAGCAGCGTCCGAATACCCGCTGA
- a CDS encoding acyl-CoA dehydrogenase family protein, which produces MRIAQELSRSCERRAAKYDESAEFPYENFDALRKSGYLGLTVPEELGGLGGDLRDMVVTQERLAAGCASTALTVNMHLSMAGQMARNWRTAPNEATERTLRDIVDGTVILGGATAEPGHPLVRSTGSRARRVDGGFVVSGLKTFGTGSAVMTHLTSMAVYEEHPEGPRLLVFRIPVDAPGVEILAGTWHTSGMRATRSENIALRDVHVPDEAIFLTFPVGALDGSLLQTLWGWAMPTFGAVYLGVAVGAFEHCLADVHKRGWESRPFVQTTITECALLIESARAVLRQTAEEVMGNDLWTRMTIQQGMSRVVLAKVLATNNAVTVVDRVVQLVGSAALRAGSVYDRALRDVRAGTMHPYSNADAHELISATCLGIQVAEEHPPRRPELAGIPTP; this is translated from the coding sequence GTGAGAATCGCCCAGGAGCTCTCCCGGTCGTGTGAGCGACGCGCCGCCAAGTACGACGAGTCCGCCGAGTTCCCCTACGAGAACTTCGACGCCCTGAGGAAATCCGGCTATCTCGGTCTGACGGTGCCCGAGGAGTTGGGCGGACTGGGCGGGGACCTACGGGACATGGTGGTCACCCAGGAACGGCTGGCGGCCGGCTGCGCCTCCACCGCCCTCACCGTGAACATGCACCTGTCCATGGCGGGGCAGATGGCGCGCAACTGGCGTACCGCGCCGAACGAGGCCACCGAACGGACGCTGCGCGACATCGTCGACGGCACCGTCATCCTGGGCGGAGCCACGGCTGAGCCGGGTCATCCGCTGGTCCGCAGCACGGGCAGCCGGGCGCGGCGGGTCGACGGCGGCTTCGTGGTCTCCGGCCTCAAGACCTTCGGCACCGGCTCGGCGGTGATGACCCACCTGACCTCGATGGCCGTGTACGAGGAACATCCCGAGGGGCCGCGGCTGCTGGTCTTCCGGATCCCCGTCGACGCGCCCGGCGTGGAGATCCTCGCCGGCACCTGGCACACCTCAGGCATGCGGGCCACCCGCAGCGAGAACATCGCCCTACGGGACGTCCACGTCCCCGACGAGGCGATCTTCCTGACCTTCCCCGTCGGCGCCCTGGACGGAAGCCTGTTGCAGACCCTGTGGGGTTGGGCGATGCCGACGTTCGGCGCGGTCTACCTCGGGGTCGCCGTGGGCGCCTTCGAGCACTGCCTCGCCGACGTCCACAAGCGCGGCTGGGAGTCCCGACCGTTCGTCCAGACCACGATCACCGAGTGCGCGCTGCTCATCGAGTCGGCCCGGGCGGTCCTGCGGCAGACCGCCGAAGAGGTGATGGGCAACGACCTGTGGACCAGGATGACAATCCAACAGGGAATGTCGCGGGTGGTCCTGGCCAAGGTGCTCGCCACCAACAACGCCGTGACCGTCGTCGACCGGGTGGTCCAGCTCGTCGGCTCCGCCGCGCTACGCGCCGGCTCCGTCTACGACCGCGCCCTGCGTGACGTCCGGGCCGGAACGATGCACCCCTACAGCAACGCGGACGCCCACGAGCTGATCAGCGCGACCTGCCTCGGCATCCAGGTCGCCGAGGAGCACCCGCCGCGCCGGCCGGAGCTGGCCGGCATCCCGACCCCCTGA
- a CDS encoding TOMM precursor leader peptide-binding protein codes for MSTVAEHPSRGRATDLRSSIALLAGDLVRLVGPDAAPQPGADIRLAVLVDLSWDADLRALPRQQAPLLPVYGCRGRLVVGPLVEPDRPNCPHCLALRVRVTNQPEGAVTDAETAWRPLSGRPDEPAWPVAAGYVVAALLRAEAQRLAAGEPPRSRDAAFVLDDGGLAGDWHPAIAHTLCRAPHCTATATPVPPPLPDLDAALPATGPASTRRFPVTEFADRLESEYVDSWSGVTRTPILAGDAALPSVQVKVPTRWGFEEIAIGRADDYVTARAGAVLEGLERYAGWHCGGRDPVRFAAFADLADGVDPRSLLLHEDDAYDQPGFEYTRFDPHTPTGWALAHSVLTGRAVHLPFHVAYYGATQRPGTGPAFVYENSNGCALGAGVEEALLAALLEVAERDAFLTAWYSRTPLPEIDLDRVTGADAAALRGLRHRTGRELRAFQVVGPFGVPVVLLVSLADDPAVPATLVTAGCALTVSRALRGAVQEMAAAAPAITMMYRQQRPSGQALARPALVRHMTDHALVAGLPEARGRFDFLLAPAGRPAPVPATHVPRGDVAADLAAMLDVARADGQEVFVVDHTTSELHRLGLRCVKAVVPGTTPMTFGHSHRRMPTSAAIARFRLRNGVGPTVTAGEEVRHEPHPFP; via the coding sequence ATGAGCACGGTGGCGGAACATCCCAGCCGGGGCAGGGCCACGGACCTGAGGTCCTCGATCGCCCTTCTCGCCGGTGATCTCGTACGGCTGGTCGGTCCGGACGCGGCGCCGCAGCCCGGGGCGGACATCCGGCTCGCGGTGCTGGTCGACCTCTCCTGGGACGCCGACCTGCGGGCGCTGCCCAGGCAGCAGGCGCCGCTACTGCCGGTGTACGGCTGCCGGGGACGGCTGGTGGTGGGCCCGCTGGTGGAACCCGACCGGCCGAACTGCCCGCACTGCCTCGCGTTGCGGGTCCGGGTCACCAACCAGCCGGAGGGGGCGGTGACCGACGCGGAGACCGCCTGGCGTCCACTGTCCGGCCGGCCGGACGAACCGGCCTGGCCGGTCGCTGCCGGCTACGTCGTCGCCGCCCTGCTGCGGGCGGAGGCGCAACGGCTGGCCGCTGGCGAGCCGCCGCGCAGCCGCGACGCGGCCTTCGTGCTCGACGACGGCGGCCTGGCCGGTGACTGGCACCCGGCCATCGCCCACACCCTGTGCCGGGCGCCGCACTGCACGGCGACGGCGACTCCGGTGCCACCGCCGCTGCCGGACCTCGACGCGGCGCTGCCCGCCACCGGTCCGGCCTCGACCCGGCGGTTCCCGGTCACCGAGTTCGCCGACCGGCTGGAGTCCGAGTACGTCGACTCGTGGTCGGGCGTCACCCGCACCCCGATCCTCGCCGGTGATGCCGCCCTACCGTCCGTGCAGGTCAAGGTGCCCACCCGATGGGGGTTCGAGGAGATCGCCATCGGGCGGGCGGACGACTACGTCACGGCGCGGGCCGGCGCGGTGCTGGAGGGATTGGAACGCTACGCGGGATGGCACTGCGGCGGACGGGATCCCGTCCGGTTCGCCGCCTTCGCCGACCTCGCCGACGGCGTCGACCCCCGCTCCCTGCTGCTGCACGAGGACGACGCCTACGACCAGCCCGGCTTCGAGTACACCCGGTTCGACCCGCACACCCCGACCGGCTGGGCGCTGGCCCACTCCGTGCTGACGGGCCGGGCCGTCCACCTGCCCTTCCACGTCGCCTACTACGGGGCGACCCAGCGGCCCGGGACGGGGCCGGCGTTCGTGTACGAGAACTCCAACGGCTGCGCGCTGGGCGCCGGCGTGGAGGAGGCGCTGCTCGCGGCGCTCCTGGAGGTCGCCGAGCGGGACGCCTTCCTGACCGCCTGGTACTCGCGTACCCCCCTGCCGGAGATCGACCTCGACCGGGTGACCGGCGCCGACGCCGCCGCGCTGCGCGGCCTACGCCACCGCACCGGTCGGGAGCTGCGCGCCTTTCAGGTCGTCGGTCCGTTCGGGGTGCCGGTGGTGCTGCTCGTCTCGCTGGCCGACGATCCCGCCGTGCCGGCCACCCTGGTCACGGCGGGCTGCGCCCTGACCGTGTCCCGCGCGCTGCGCGGCGCCGTGCAGGAGATGGCGGCGGCGGCGCCGGCGATCACCATGATGTACCGGCAGCAGCGCCCCTCCGGGCAGGCCCTGGCCCGTCCGGCGCTGGTCCGGCACATGACCGACCACGCGCTGGTGGCCGGCCTTCCGGAGGCACGCGGCAGGTTCGACTTCCTGCTGGCCCCCGCCGGCCGCCCCGCTCCGGTGCCGGCGACGCACGTGCCCCGCGGGGACGTCGCCGCGGACCTCGCGGCGATGCTCGACGTGGCCCGCGCCGACGGCCAGGAGGTGTTCGTCGTCGACCACACGACCAGCGAGCTCCACCGGCTGGGCCTGCGGTGCGTGAAGGCGGTCGTCCCGGGGACCACGCCGATGACGTTCGGGCATTCACACCGCCGGATGCCGACGAGCGCGGCCATCGCACGCTTCCGGCTCCGCAACGGGGTCGGTCCCACCGTCACGGCGGGCGAGGAGGTCCGGCATG